A window of the Microtus pennsylvanicus isolate mMicPen1 chromosome 4, mMicPen1.hap1, whole genome shotgun sequence genome harbors these coding sequences:
- the Nop16 gene encoding nucleolar protein 16 isoform X2 yields MPKAKGKTRRQKFGYNVNRKRLNRNARRKAAPRIECSHIRHAWDHTKSVRQNLAEMGLAMDPNKAVPLRKRKVKGMEVDMEERPKDLVRKPYVVNDLEAEASLPEKKGNTLSRDLIEYVHYMVENHGEDYKSGNPSLILCRIRRWRLTEWCASPDKECIVSDDAGKVP; encoded by the exons ATGCCCAAGGCCAAGGGAAAAACTCGGAGGCAGAAATTCGGTTACAATGTCAACCGAAAGCGTCTGAACCGGAATGCTCGTCGGAAGGCAGCTCCACGGATCGAGTG CTCTCACATTCGACATGCCTGGGACCACACCAAATCCGTGCGGCAGAACCTGGCGGAGATGGGGTTGGCCATGGACCCCAACAAGGCGGTTCCCCTCCGAAAGAGAAAG GTAAAGGGCATGGAGGTAGACATGGAGGAGAGACCCAAGGACCTTGTACGGAAGCCCTACGTGGTAAATG ACCTGGAAGCAGAAGCCAGCCtcccagaaaagaaaggaaatacctTGTCTCGGGACCTCATTGAATATGTTCATTACATGGTGGAAAATCATGGGGAAGACTATAAG AGTGGCAATCCTTCGTTGATTCTTTGCAGAATAAGAAGATGGAGGTTGACTGAGTGGTGTGCATCCCCAGACAAGGAGTGTATTGTTTCAGACGATGCTGGCAAGGTGCCATAG
- the Nop16 gene encoding nucleolar protein 16 isoform X1, with protein MPKAKGKTRRQKFGYNVNRKRLNRNARRKAAPRIECSHIRHAWDHTKSVRQNLAEMGLAMDPNKAVPLRKRKVKGMEVDMEERPKDLVRKPYVVNDLEAEASLPEKKGNTLSRDLIEYVHYMVENHGEDYKAMARDEKNYYQDTPKQIRNKINVYKRFYPTEWQSFVDSLQNKKMEVD; from the exons ATGCCCAAGGCCAAGGGAAAAACTCGGAGGCAGAAATTCGGTTACAATGTCAACCGAAAGCGTCTGAACCGGAATGCTCGTCGGAAGGCAGCTCCACGGATCGAGTG CTCTCACATTCGACATGCCTGGGACCACACCAAATCCGTGCGGCAGAACCTGGCGGAGATGGGGTTGGCCATGGACCCCAACAAGGCGGTTCCCCTCCGAAAGAGAAAG GTAAAGGGCATGGAGGTAGACATGGAGGAGAGACCCAAGGACCTTGTACGGAAGCCCTACGTGGTAAATG ACCTGGAAGCAGAAGCCAGCCtcccagaaaagaaaggaaatacctTGTCTCGGGACCTCATTGAATATGTTCATTACATGGTGGAAAATCATGGGGAAGACTATAAG gcTATGGCCCGGGATGAAAAGAATTACTATCAAGATACCCCAAAACAGATTCGGAATAAGATCAATGTCTATAAGCGTTTTTACCCAACAGAGTGGCAATCCTTCGTTGATTCTTTGCAGAATAAGAAGATGGAGGTTGACTGA
- the Higd2a gene encoding HIG1 domain family member 2A, mitochondrial codes for MAAPRPVSSEAPFDPSQAPVIEGFSPTVYSNPESFKEKFIRKTRENPMVPIGCLGTAAALSYGLYCFHRGQSHRSQIMMRTRIAAQGFTVVAILLGLAASAMKSRP; via the exons ATGGCGGCTCCCCGTCCTGTCAGTTCAGAGGCGCCCTTCGATCCGTCCCAGGCTCCAGTCATCGAGGGCTTCAGTCCCACGGTCTACAGCAACCCAGAGAGCTTCAAGGAGAAATTTATTCGCAAGACCCGTGAGAACCCAATGGTCCCCATAG GCTGTCTGGGTACGGCGGCTGCCCTCTCCTATGGCCTTTACTGCTTCCACCGCGGCCAGAGCCACCGCTCCCAGATAATGATGCGCACCCGGATCGCTGCCCAGGGTTTCACGGTCGTAGCCATCTTGTTGGGGTTAGCGGCATCTGCTATGAAGTCTCGACCCTGA
- the Arl10 gene encoding ADP-ribosylation factor-like protein 10 → MAPRPLGPLVLVLGGAAAVLGSVLFILWKAYFGRSQERRWDRGEAWWGADTARLPQWDEWEPEDEEDEPALEELEQREVLVLGLDGSGKSTFLRMLSGKPPLEGHVPTWGFNSVRLPTKNFEVDLLEIGGSQNLRFYWKEFVNEVDVLVFMVDSTDRLRLPWARQELQKLLDKDPDLPVVVVANKQDLSGAMSMVELQQELGLLASNNQREVFLLAASIAPVGSGFQEPGTVRIWKLLLELLS, encoded by the exons ATGGCGCCGCGGCCACTGGGCCCGTTGGTGCTGGTTCTGGGTGGCGCCGCGGCCGTACTGGGCTCAGTGCTCTTTATTCTTTGGAAAGCCTACTTCGGCCGCAGCCAGGAGCGGCGCTGGGACCGGGGAGAGGCCTGGTGGGGCGCGGATACCGCCCGCCTCCCTCAGTGGGACGAATGGGAG CCCGAGGATGAGGAAGATGAGCCGGCTTTGGAGGAACTGGAGCAGCGCGAAGTGCTGGTGCTGGGGTTAGATGGCTCCGGGAAAAGCACGTTCCTGCGCATGCTGTCTGGGAAGCCACCGCTGGAAGGCCATGTCCCCACCTGGGGCTTCAACTCTGTGCGGCTGCCCACCAAGAATTTCGAGGTGGACCTGTTAGAGA TTGGTGGCAGCCAGAACCTGCGCTTCTACTGGAAGGAGTTTGTGAATGAGGTGGACGTGCTGGTGTTCATGGTGGACTCAACTGATCGGCTGCGGTTGCCCTGGGCTCGGCAAGAACTACAGAAACTGCTGGACAAGGACCCTGATCTGCCTGTTGTGGTGGTGGCCAACAAGCAG GACCTGAGCGGGGCCATGAGTATGGTGgagctgcagcaggagctgggccTGCTTGCTAGCAACAACCAGAGGGAGGTTTTCCTCTTGGCAGCCAGCATTGCCCCTGTAGGATCTGGCTTCCAGGAACCCGGCACTGTTCGCATCTGGAAACTGCTCTTGGAGCTTCTCTCCTAA